ACTTCGGCAACTTCGTAGAAATGATTTAATTGTTCTTCGGAGACGTTTTTACGAATGGCTTCATTAAAGATTAAAACTTTCTCTTTAGAGATATCCCTTTTTTCTAATCCGAATTCTGTGAGGGTAATAATAACACCTCTACCATCTTCAGGATTTGGTTTCCGTTCTATGAAACCTTTGGTTTCCATCGATTTTAATAGTCTCGATAAACTTGTGGCTTCCATACCCATTCTAGGGCCTAAAGCGGTTGAAGGGGTACCTTTTTCAGGATCTATACTCAATAGAGTAAAGCCTGTAGCCATGGTGCTGTCTATTTTTGCAGCTTCCTCATTATACATTTTTTGAACTGTTAACCAGGTCGTTCGTAATATATAATCAATGGTCTTGTCTTTCATGTTATATTTGGATGATTTTCCCAAATATAACAAATTTTATTATGCACGCATAGTAAGAAGCGTGGTATTTTGAAGAATAACTTTATTGAAATTATAAATTTTAAAATGATCTACGGTCTATAAATATCTTCGATAAGATCGTGATACATTTCAGAAATTACAGAACGACGTATTTTCATAGTTGGTGTGAGGTGTCCAGATTTAATAGACCACACGTCGGGAGTGAGTTTAAAAGATTTTATTTGCTCCCATTTGCCAAATTTTTTATTGCACGTATCGACTTCTCTTTGAATACGGTTAATGATAATTTCTGAATTAGCCATGGCCGCGGTATTGCTGGTATCCATATTGTGGTTTTTGCGTGCAATCCACTCTCTAATAAATTCAAAATTAGGCTGAATAAGTGCCGCTGGCATTTTCTCACCTTCGCCAATCACCATAATTTGTTCAATAAATCGGGATTGTTTCAAATCGTTTTCAAGTAGGGTGGGGATTACGTATTTGCCACCAGAGGTTTTGAACATTTCTTTCTTACGCCCAGTAATTTTTAAAAAGCCATCACTGTCAATTTCACCTTTATCTCCAGTATGAAAATAATCGCCTGTCATGACACTTGCTGTTTTTTCAGAATCTTTAAAATACCCCATCATGACGTTTGGGCCTTTAATTAGGATTTCGCCATCTTCAGCAATTTTTACTTCAACGTTATCAATAGGTTTTCCAACAGTTCCTATTTTAAACATGTTGTTGGCGTATTTTCCAACGGAAACTACCGGAGAGGTTTCTGTAAGTCCGTAACCTTCCATAATTTTCATCCCTGAAGCGCAAAATATTCTAGCTAAACGGGGTTGTAGCGCAGCGCTCCCAGAGACCATGGTATATAACTCACCTCCCAAAGCTTCCCGCCATTTGCTAAATATAAGTTTGTTGGCAATGCTAAGCTTAAATTCATACCAAGCGCCATTTTGCTTATAGGGTTCCCATATTTCGCCAAGGCCTACAGCCCAAAAGAAAAGTGCTTTTTTAATACCAGTAAGCTCGGTGCCTTTAGCCATAATTTTGTCGTAAACTTTTTCTAAAAGTCTAGGAACCACACTCATAAGGTTAGGTTTAATTTCTTTAGCGTTATCGGCAATTTTGTCAAGGCTTTCAGCATAATAAATCGATACTCCCGCATGCTGATAAATGTAAATCAACACGCGTTCAAAAATATGGCAAATAGGTAAAAAGCTTAAAATTCTGGTGTTTTCTCCCCGTATAGGTAGCCTGGGAATACTGTTTAAAACATTGCTTGTAATGTTCCAGTGTGAAAGCATAACACCTTTGGGTTTACCTGTAGTCCCGGAGGTGTAAATGATTGTAGCGAGATCGTTAGGTTTTACACTTTCTTTTCTAGCTTCAACCTCGTTTTGATTACCGGTGTCTGCCCCAAGGTCTAATAATTCAGAATAATGTTTACAGCCCTCGATAATATTAAAGGAATAAATTTCTTTTAATTTAGTACGTTGTTTAACCGTATTGACTTTTTCTAAAACTTCTTCATCAGAAACAAAGCAATAAATAGATTCACTATGATTTAATACATACTCATAGTCCTCGGCAGAAATGGTTGGATATATAGGAATATTCTGTGCGCCAACCTGCAATACACCAATGTCTACAATATTCCATTCGGTACGATTAGAAGACGAAATAACCGCTATTTTATCATTCTTATTAACCCCCAGTTTTAATAAAGCACGGCTTATCGCATTGGCTTTTTCAATATATTCTTGAGTTGAGGTTTTAACCCATTCGCCGTTGTATTTTGTAACTAAAGCAGAATCAGTTGGTTTATTTTCAAGTTGAAAATAAGGAAAGTCAAATAATCTGGTGATTTCAGTCATTTTATAGTTCTAGTATAGTGTGGTGTCTTGCAAATTATGAAATTAAATAAGAATTTCAAATAAGAATTTACAAGATAAGATAAACATTTGTTAAATTTTTCTACTAATTAATATTTACCCTAACTCCCCTGTTTTTAAAAGTGCCCGAAATTAAATAAAAATTATTTATGATGTTTTTTGCGAATCTTTTAGTTTTACGGCGGATAATTTGCGAATTATTAGGTTCTTTCGTTTAAATTTAATGACTCCTATTTGTGTAATTGAAAAAGTTTGAATTTATTAAAGTTTATTAATTGAATTTCAAACGTTTTCGAGATTTTAAAACCTCAATTTAATATAGAAACTGACAAATATCAGTTTATTAGTTTACATCAGGTCATACCTTTGTATACACATCATTGATGCTAAATTATATTTAGAAATATTAATATAAATAAACATGGAAGTAAAACAGTTTAAAAACGGAATTTGGGCGGAGACCATTAATGTTAGAGATTTTGTATTTCAAAACATTACCCCGTACCATGGTACTCATGATTTTTTAGTTGGACCAAGCGAGAAAACTAAAAAGCTATGGGAAGTTTGTAAAGTTGCGACCCTAGAAGAAAGGCAAAGAAACGGAGTTCGTTCGGTAGACACAGAAGTGATTTCTACAGTAAGTGCTTTTGAAGCAGGATACATCGACAAGGAGAATGAAGTTATTGTTGGTTTACAAACAGATGAGTTACTAAAGCGTGCTATGAAACCATTTGGTGGTTTTAAAGTGGTGCAAAAAGCTTTAGATGAGCAAGGTGTAAAACCGAATGAAAATTTAACTGAGTTATTTTCTAAATATGTAAAAACGCATAATGATGGTGTTTTTGATGCTTATAATGCTGAAATTAGAAAATTCCGTTCTTTAGGGTTTTTAACTGGATTACCAGATAACTACGCTAGAGGTAGAATTATTGGGGATTACCGTCGTGTGGCTCTTTACGGAATCGTTGCTTTAATTGAGGCTAAGAAAGCCGATTTAGAAAATATCACAGGACCAATGACAGAATCTGTTATTCGTTTACGTGAAGAGGTTTCAGAGCAAATAAAAGCTTTAAAAGAAATTCAACAATTAGGAGCTAATTACGGTTTAGAATTAGGTCGTCCTGCTGAAACTGCTAAAGATGCAGTACAATGGACATATATGGCTTATTTAGCAGCTGTTAAGGAACAAGACGGGGCAGCAATGTCTTTAGGTAATGTTTCTACGTTCTTAGATATTTATATAGAAAACGATTTAAAAGCAGGGTTAATTACCGAAGAGGAGGCTCAAGAGTATGTTGATCAATTCGTAATGAAATTACGTATGGTACGTCACTTAAGAATGGCGGCTTACGATGAGATTTTTGCAGGAGATCCAACTTGGGTAACCGAAGCTATTGGTGGTATGTTTGAAGATGGAAGAACTAAGGTGACTAAAACATCTTTCCGTTTCTTAAACACATTATACAACTTAGGCCCTTCACCAGAACCTAATATGACAGTTTTATGGTCTCAAGAATTACCACAAAACTTTAAAGATTTCTGTGCTAAAGTAGCTATTGACACCTCTTCAATTCAGTTTGAAAATGATAACTTAATGCGCGCAGAACGTGGTTCTGATGATTACGGAATTGCTTGTTGTGTATCTTACCAAAGCTTAGGGAAATCTATTCAGTTCTTCGGTGCACGTACTAACTTAGCTAAAACATTATTATTAGCCGTTAACGGTGGTCGTTGCGAGAATACTGGAAAACCTATGGTTGAAGGTATTAAAGAATTAGATGGTGAGTACTTAGATTTCGATGCAGTAATGGCTAACTTCAAAATAGCTATGAAAGAAGTGGCTCGTGTGTATAACGATTCTATGAATATTATCCACTACATGCACGATAAATATTACTACGAGAAAGCTCAAATGGCTTTAATTGATACTAATCCAAGTATTAATATTGCCTACGGTATTGCAGGTTTATCTATTGTAGCGGATTCACTTTCAGCGATTAAATACGCTAAAGTTAAGCCTATTAGAAATGAGGATGGATTAACCGTAGATTTTAAAATTGAAGGTGAGTTCCCTAAATATGGTAATGATAATGATCGTGTAGATACATTAGCTGCAAATGCTGTAGCCGATTTTAATAACGAATTGAAAAAATTACCAGTTTATAAAGATGCAGAGCCAACAATGTCTGTGTTAACCATTACATCAAACGTATCTTACGGTAAGAAAACAGGAGCTACTCCAGACGGTAGAGCTAGTGGCGTACCATTTGCACCTGGGGCTAACCCAATGCACGGACGTGATTGTAACGGTGCCATCGCATCATTAAACTCAGTATCTAAAATCGATTATAAAGATTCGTTAGATGGTATTTCTAATACGTTCTCAATGGTTCCTAAATCTTTAGGTTCTGATGAAGCTGATAGAATTGACAATCTAGCTACTATTATCGACGGATATTTCAGTAGAAATGCACAGCACTTAAATGTGAATGTGTTAGATAGAGAAATGTTAATGGATGCTATGGAGCGCCCAGAGGATTACCCTCAATTAACAATTCGTGTTTCTGGATATGCAGTAAATTTTGTTAGATTAACAAGAGAACAGCAATTAGAAGTGATTACACGTTCTTTCCACGAATCCATGTAGAGTTTTATTTATATTTTGAAAAAGCACCTGGGAATTAGTTTAAATACTGTATTTTTCAGGTGCTTATTTTTTTATTAAAATTGAAACATGACACAAAATAAAGAGAACATATTAAATGTACATTCTATAGAATCTTTTGGAACCCATGATGGCCCAGGAATTCGATTCGTGGTTTTTTTACAAGGTTGTAAACTGAAATGTTTGTATTGTCATAATCCAGATACCATTGAAACCTCTGGAGGGAAACCATATCAGATTGAAGAATTGGTAGACATGGTCCTAAAAGTGAAGCCTTATTTTGGTAAAAAAGGAGGCGTTACCGTATCTGGTGGCGAGCCCTTATTGCAATCTAAAGCTTTAGTAGCATTTTTTAAGCGGTTAAAAGAAGAGGGTATTCATACGAATATTGATACTAATGGCCGACTTTTAAACAGGTTTGCTAAAACCTTATTAGATGATTACACCGACTTAGTTATGTTGGATATTAAGCATATGACGGAGGAAGGTTACGAAGCCATAACAGGGCAACGCAATTTGGAAACTGCCTTCACCTTTGCTAAACACCGTGAAGTATCAGGAAAAGCCATGTGGTTGCGTTATGTTTTAATTCCTGAAATAACAAACAAACCCGAATTGCTACATGCTCTAGGGGAATACTTCAAAGATTATAAAACGATTGAAAAAATTGAAATTCAGCCTTACCATAAATTAGGAATTCATAAATGGGAAGCTCTAGGTTGGGATTATGAATTGAAAGATGCTCGCGAAAACACCTCGGAAGAGTTGAGTGTCGCAGTAGATATTTTAAAGCAATATTTTAAAGAAGTTAAGGTGAATTAAAATATTTAAACTTTTATTCTGATGATATAAAACGGTTTACGATAAAGTTGACCGTTTTTTTTGTGTAAAAAAAGATCATTTATCTGGTTTAGCTGATATTTATCAGTTAATGTTTTTTATGCTGAAATTATCTTTGTTTCGGAAAAAATACCCATATATGAGCACCTATAAAAAACTACATAAGCCTGCTTCAGAATTTGCAAGCAGAACAGATTATTTGAATCACGAATTGCAAATCATGAAGCCTAGGCGCTTTAGGATAAATTTACCTGGTAGAGATTTTAGATTTGAATGGGAGGATTTAGTACCCGCTTTTGCTGGTACTGTTGGTATTGTTGCTATGTATTCTTCGGTTATGATGGCCTGGGCCGAAGGTCTTACCGAGGCTTGGGATCATATAACACTTGGTAAAGCTTTCGCAATTGAGGTTACTCGTGTTGAAATGCTTATTCCTGCATTTTTGTTTGTAATTTTAGCATCCGGTTTTTTAAATCCGAGAGCAAACTTAGCAGGGAATCACGGACCTATGATTCCGCTTATTGCTAGTATAGCATTGGCAGGGGCCCACCCTTTAGCTTTGGCAATTTTAATTGGAGTCTTTGGCCTCTTGTTGAGTGTTTTTAAAGGAGGCTCCAGGTTGGTGAATTTAACAAGTAAAGGAGTTGCAGGTGGATTACTTATTTTTCTCGGTTTTACAGGGGGTATAGGGCAGATTGAAACCATACAAGCATGGAGTATGGGGCTTTCAAATCCTGAGTCTGGACCAGGTTCTATGGGGTATTTAGGGCTTATCATTTTAGGCGTTACTGTAATTGTTTATAGTTTGTTGGCCCGATTAGGAAAACGATGGTTGTCTATTCCTGCCTGTGCCATAATTGCTTTGTTAGTCGCTTTAATTGGAGGTGCTGGTTTCGATTTGCATTTCACGACTGAAATGGGAGTGCCTAACTTAAATCCTGTACATTGGTGGGGAAGCACCGAGCATGGTTGGATGTTAGGTATGCCTAATATGCAGCACTTTGTAGCATCATTGCCTTTTGCAATTTTAGCTGTGGCGATGTGGTCGCCTGACTTTTTAGGGCATCGTATTTTTCAAGAAATGAATTATCCGAAAAAAACGGAAAAAGTATTAATGGATGTCGACGACACCATGACCATGTGTTCTTTCCGTCAAATTGTAGGTACAGCCGTTGGTGGAGGAAATATAACGTCTTCATGGGGAACCTATATGATTCCTGCAGCTATTGCAAAACGACCAATTCCAGCCGGTGCTATATTATTAGGTTTAATGGTTATAGGTGTTGCCATATTAGGCTCACCAATGGATGTAGCTGTGTGGCCGCCGGTACGTTGTATAGCTTTGTTAGTAGGTGTGTTTTTACCTATGATTGAAGCGGGAATTCAAATGGTAAAAGAGAGTGCCTGCGCTCAAGCTGCTGGTATATGTATTTTTGCAGCTATGGTTACTAACCCAGTGTTAGCATGGGCATTAGCTATGTTTTTAGATAATAATGGATTGATTGGGGATAAAGCAAGAGCTAAAAAGCTATCTGTCGTAGATCGATTAGTTATACCGCTATCAATTCTTATAATTTGCTTAATGGCTATGTTTGCTGTTGGAATGCTACATTATAAATATGGTATTCCGGGACTTTTATGACGCTTTAAAATAAGCGTCTAATTGATGAAATAAAAGAGAGGCTGAATTCGTGTTTTACAACTTGAATTCAGCCTCTCTTTTTTATAATTTGTAATTAGTTATTTCTTCTCAATCCAAAGTCGCGCATTCACAAAAGCTTCTAACCATGGGGTTACTTCGTCTTTTCTGTTATCTGGGTAGTTTGCCCAGTTCCATTGGAACGTAGAACGCTCAATATGTGGCATAGTTACTAAATGACGACCTGTTTTATCACAAAGCATGGCTGTGTTATAATCGGATCCGTTAGGGTTATTTGGATAACCTTCATAACCATATTTAGCTACAATATGGTATTGGTCTTCTGCATAAGGTAAGTTAAATTTCCCTTCTCCATGTGAAATCCAAACCCCTAAAGTACTACCAGCAAGGCAAGAAAGCATTACTGAGTGGTTTTCTTGAATTTTTACAGAAGTAAACGAACTCTCGTGTTTTTGAGAATCGTTATGGTGCATTTTTCCGTGAATGTCATGTTCTGGATTAATTTCTTCCAGTTCCATAAATAACTGACAACCATTACAGATTCCTACAGAAAGCGTGTCTTCTCTTTTAAAGAAATTCTGTATCGCTTTATTCGCTTTTTCATTGTATTTAATGGCACCAGCCCAACCTTTAGCCGACCCTAAAACGTCGGAGTTAGAGAAACCACCAACAGCACCTAAAAACTGAATGTCTTCTAAAGTTTCACGACCAGAAATTAAATCGGTCATGTGTACGTCTTTCACATCAAATCCAGCTAAAAACATAGCGTTCGCCATTTCACGTTCTGAGTTAGATCCTTTTTCACGAAGAATAGCAGCTTTTGGACGTTTGCCAACTGGCGCTGTACTTTTCACGATGTCTGCCATCATACCTGTAAAGTTTTCAGGGAATGTGTATTGTAGCGGTTGATTTTTAAAATTATCAAAACGATCTTGCGCTAAACCATTTGCTGTTTGCTTTTGGTCTAATAAGAAAGATGTTTTATACCAAACGTCTCTGGTTTCAGCAATGTTGAACGTGAACGTATCGTCGTTATTTTTAATGTTAAGGTTCCCAGTGTCATTAGCAGAACCAATGTTGAAGAACTCAATGTTGTTTTCGGCTAAAACCGTTTCTACCGAAGCATCCGCTTGGAAAACTAATCCGCTGTTTTCAGCAAATAAAACCTTGATAGAATCTTCTTCGTTTAAAGCAGAAAGGTCTAAATCGGCACCTAAATTTACATCAGCAAAACAAAGCTCTAATAAAGTGGTAATTAAACCACCAGAAGCCACATCGTGCCCCGCTTGTATTTTATCCGCTTTAATTAAATCTTGAATGGTGTTGAAAGCTGTTTTAACAAAAGCAGGATTCTTCACGTCAGGCGCATCGCTACCAATAGCATTTAATACTTGGTTGAAAGAACTTCCACCTAGTTTAAAGTCATCTTGAGAGATGTTAATGTAGTAAATATTCCCACCGTTTTGTTTTAAAACAGGCTCTACCACCTTAGTGATATCGTTACAGTTAGCTCCTGCAGAAATAATAACCGTACCAGGAGAAATCACATCACCATCAGGGTATTTTTGCTTCATTGAAAGCGAATCTTTACCTGTTGGCACATTCACACCTAAGTCGATCGCAAATTCCGAAACTGCTTGAACAGCTTCATATAAACGTGCATCTTCACCTTCATTTTTACAAGGCCACATCCAGTTTGCCGAAAGCGAAATGGATTGTAAGCCATCCTTTAATGGCGCCCAAACCATATTGGTAAGCGATTCGGTAATCGAGTTTCTACTTCCTGCTTGTGGGTTGATTAATCCAGAAATAGGGGAGTGCCCAATGGTTGTTGCTACACCTTCTTTACCTTTAAAATCTAAGGCCATAACGCCCACGTTGTTTAAAGGAATTTGTAACGGACCAACACATTGTTGTTTCGCTACTTTACCACCAACACAACGGTCTACTTTATTTGTTAACCAATCTTTACAAGCTACAGCTTCCAGTTGTAATACTTGATTTAAGTAGATTTGTAAGTTTTTGGTTTTATATCTTGAGTTTTTATATTTTCTAGTAACGGTTTTGTCTGTTAAAACAGTTTTTGGAGAACTACCAAACATATCCTCTAGCGGTAAATCCATTGGCGTATTTCCTTTGGTTTTAGACTGAAACGTAAAACGGTCGTCGCCGGTAACATCACCTACAGTGTACATAGGTGAACGCTCGCGATCGGCAATTTTGTGTAAGGTTTCAATATGTTTTTCGGCAATCACTAAGCCCATACGCTCTTGTGATTCGTTGCCAATAATTTCTTTGTCTGATAAGGTCGGATCGCCAACTGGAAGCGCATCTAAATCGATTTTTCCACCGGTGTCTTCAACCAATTCCGAAAGACAGTTTAAGTGTCCGCCTGCACCGTGATCGTGAATCGAAACGATAAAGTTTTCATCACCTTCCACCATACCACGAACGGCGTTAGCAGCACGTTTTTGCATTTCCGGATTCGAACGTTGTACCGCGTTTAATTCAATTCCTGAAGCAAACTCACCTGTATCGGCCGATGATACCGCAGCACCACCCATTCCAATTCGGTAATTTTCACCACCAAGAATAACTATTTTATCACCTGCTTTAGGGGTGTCTTTTAAGGCTTGGTCTGCTTTTCCATAACCAATACCACCCGCTTGCATAATCACTTTATCAAAACCTAAACGTCTGGCAGCAGCATCGCTTGCCGACGTGTTTTCATTATGCTCGAAAGTCAATACAGAACCTGTAATTAGTGGCTGACCGAATTTGTTACCAAAATCGGAAGCACCATTGGATGCTTTTATTAAAATATCCATTGGGGTTTGGTATAGCCAATTTCTAGCTTCAAACTTTTGTTCCCAAGGTCTGTTTTCTTCTAATCTTGAATAAGACGTCATGTAAACCGCTGTTCCAGCTAAAGGAATAGAACCTTTTCCGCCGGCTAATCTATCACGAATTTCACCACCCGAACCAGTTGCAGCACCGTTAAAAGGCTCAACAGTAGTAGGGAAGTTATGAGTTTCCGCTTTAAGCGAAATCACAGAGTCGAAATCTTTAGTTTCGTAAAAGTCAGGAATATCGGCACGTTTCGGTGCAAATTGCTCCACTTTTGGGCCTTTAATAAAAGCCACGTTATCTTTATAAGCCGAAACAATATCGTTAGGATGTTGTTTCGATGTTTCTTTAATTAACTTAAATAAAGAGGTTGGTTTTTCTTCGCCATCAATCACAAAGGTTCCGTTAAAAATTTTGTGACGACAGTGCTCTGAGTTCACTTGCGAAAATCCGAAAACTTCAGAATCGGTTAACGGGCGACCAATTTTTTTAGCCACACCTTCTAGATAAGCCACCTCTTCATCACTTAAAGATAAACCCTCTTGCGTATTGTAAGCAGCAATATCTTCAATATTTAAAATCGCTTCAGGCTGAATATCAATAGTAAAGGAGTCCTGATTTAAACCCTTAAATTTTTCCGAAATCATCGGATCAAAATCTTTAAAGTTTTCAGCGACAGCTTGAAATTCTTCAATTCTAATAATGTCCGAAATCCCCATATTTTGAGTGATTTCCACAGCATTCGTACTCCAAGGCGTAATCATAGCAGCTCGTGGCCCAACAAAAAACGCATCCAACGCTGTTTCTTCTATTTTTGGCTGGTTGCCAAACAACCATTCCAGTTTGGTAATGGTTTCGGTTGATAATTCTTTTGTTGTTTGAACAGCAAACACTTTGCTGGTTACGTTTCCAAAGAAATGAATCATTATGTCTCTATTTGTATAGTTAAAAAAGAAAGCACAAAATTAGTGTTTTTTAGC
This genomic interval from Tamlana carrageenivorans contains the following:
- the purL gene encoding phosphoribosylformylglycinamidine synthase — protein: MIHFFGNVTSKVFAVQTTKELSTETITKLEWLFGNQPKIEETALDAFFVGPRAAMITPWSTNAVEITQNMGISDIIRIEEFQAVAENFKDFDPMISEKFKGLNQDSFTIDIQPEAILNIEDIAAYNTQEGLSLSDEEVAYLEGVAKKIGRPLTDSEVFGFSQVNSEHCRHKIFNGTFVIDGEEKPTSLFKLIKETSKQHPNDIVSAYKDNVAFIKGPKVEQFAPKRADIPDFYETKDFDSVISLKAETHNFPTTVEPFNGAATGSGGEIRDRLAGGKGSIPLAGTAVYMTSYSRLEENRPWEQKFEARNWLYQTPMDILIKASNGASDFGNKFGQPLITGSVLTFEHNENTSASDAAARRLGFDKVIMQAGGIGYGKADQALKDTPKAGDKIVILGGENYRIGMGGAAVSSADTGEFASGIELNAVQRSNPEMQKRAANAVRGMVEGDENFIVSIHDHGAGGHLNCLSELVEDTGGKIDLDALPVGDPTLSDKEIIGNESQERMGLVIAEKHIETLHKIADRERSPMYTVGDVTGDDRFTFQSKTKGNTPMDLPLEDMFGSSPKTVLTDKTVTRKYKNSRYKTKNLQIYLNQVLQLEAVACKDWLTNKVDRCVGGKVAKQQCVGPLQIPLNNVGVMALDFKGKEGVATTIGHSPISGLINPQAGSRNSITESLTNMVWAPLKDGLQSISLSANWMWPCKNEGEDARLYEAVQAVSEFAIDLGVNVPTGKDSLSMKQKYPDGDVISPGTVIISAGANCNDITKVVEPVLKQNGGNIYYINISQDDFKLGGSSFNQVLNAIGSDAPDVKNPAFVKTAFNTIQDLIKADKIQAGHDVASGGLITTLLELCFADVNLGADLDLSALNEEDSIKVLFAENSGLVFQADASVETVLAENNIEFFNIGSANDTGNLNIKNNDDTFTFNIAETRDVWYKTSFLLDQKQTANGLAQDRFDNFKNQPLQYTFPENFTGMMADIVKSTAPVGKRPKAAILREKGSNSEREMANAMFLAGFDVKDVHMTDLISGRETLEDIQFLGAVGGFSNSDVLGSAKGWAGAIKYNEKANKAIQNFFKREDTLSVGICNGCQLFMELEEINPEHDIHGKMHHNDSQKHESSFTSVKIQENHSVMLSCLAGSTLGVWISHGEGKFNLPYAEDQYHIVAKYGYEGYPNNPNGSDYNTAMLCDKTGRHLVTMPHIERSTFQWNWANYPDNRKDEVTPWLEAFVNARLWIEKK
- a CDS encoding AMP-dependent synthetase/ligase; protein product: MTEITRLFDFPYFQLENKPTDSALVTKYNGEWVKTSTQEYIEKANAISRALLKLGVNKNDKIAVISSSNRTEWNIVDIGVLQVGAQNIPIYPTISAEDYEYVLNHSESIYCFVSDEEVLEKVNTVKQRTKLKEIYSFNIIEGCKHYSELLDLGADTGNQNEVEARKESVKPNDLATIIYTSGTTGKPKGVMLSHWNITSNVLNSIPRLPIRGENTRILSFLPICHIFERVLIYIYQHAGVSIYYAESLDKIADNAKEIKPNLMSVVPRLLEKVYDKIMAKGTELTGIKKALFFWAVGLGEIWEPYKQNGAWYEFKLSIANKLIFSKWREALGGELYTMVSGSAALQPRLARIFCASGMKIMEGYGLTETSPVVSVGKYANNMFKIGTVGKPIDNVEVKIAEDGEILIKGPNVMMGYFKDSEKTASVMTGDYFHTGDKGEIDSDGFLKITGRKKEMFKTSGGKYVIPTLLENDLKQSRFIEQIMVIGEGEKMPAALIQPNFEFIREWIARKNHNMDTSNTAAMANSEIIINRIQREVDTCNKKFGKWEQIKSFKLTPDVWSIKSGHLTPTMKIRRSVISEMYHDLIEDIYRP
- a CDS encoding MarR family winged helix-turn-helix transcriptional regulator, with the translated sequence MKDKTIDYILRTTWLTVQKMYNEEAAKIDSTMATGFTLLSIDPEKGTPSTALGPRMGMEATSLSRLLKSMETKGFIERKPNPEDGRGVIITLTEFGLEKRDISKEKVLIFNEAIRKNVSEEQLNHFYEVAEVINQMVCNKKIYK
- the pflB gene encoding formate C-acetyltransferase, with the protein product MEVKQFKNGIWAETINVRDFVFQNITPYHGTHDFLVGPSEKTKKLWEVCKVATLEERQRNGVRSVDTEVISTVSAFEAGYIDKENEVIVGLQTDELLKRAMKPFGGFKVVQKALDEQGVKPNENLTELFSKYVKTHNDGVFDAYNAEIRKFRSLGFLTGLPDNYARGRIIGDYRRVALYGIVALIEAKKADLENITGPMTESVIRLREEVSEQIKALKEIQQLGANYGLELGRPAETAKDAVQWTYMAYLAAVKEQDGAAMSLGNVSTFLDIYIENDLKAGLITEEEAQEYVDQFVMKLRMVRHLRMAAYDEIFAGDPTWVTEAIGGMFEDGRTKVTKTSFRFLNTLYNLGPSPEPNMTVLWSQELPQNFKDFCAKVAIDTSSIQFENDNLMRAERGSDDYGIACCVSYQSLGKSIQFFGARTNLAKTLLLAVNGGRCENTGKPMVEGIKELDGEYLDFDAVMANFKIAMKEVARVYNDSMNIIHYMHDKYYYEKAQMALIDTNPSINIAYGIAGLSIVADSLSAIKYAKVKPIRNEDGLTVDFKIEGEFPKYGNDNDRVDTLAANAVADFNNELKKLPVYKDAEPTMSVLTITSNVSYGKKTGATPDGRASGVPFAPGANPMHGRDCNGAIASLNSVSKIDYKDSLDGISNTFSMVPKSLGSDEADRIDNLATIIDGYFSRNAQHLNVNVLDREMLMDAMERPEDYPQLTIRVSGYAVNFVRLTREQQLEVITRSFHESM
- the pflA gene encoding pyruvate formate-lyase-activating protein translates to MTQNKENILNVHSIESFGTHDGPGIRFVVFLQGCKLKCLYCHNPDTIETSGGKPYQIEELVDMVLKVKPYFGKKGGVTVSGGEPLLQSKALVAFFKRLKEEGIHTNIDTNGRLLNRFAKTLLDDYTDLVMLDIKHMTEEGYEAITGQRNLETAFTFAKHREVSGKAMWLRYVLIPEITNKPELLHALGEYFKDYKTIEKIEIQPYHKLGIHKWEALGWDYELKDARENTSEELSVAVDILKQYFKEVKVN
- a CDS encoding DUF3360 family protein, encoding MSTYKKLHKPASEFASRTDYLNHELQIMKPRRFRINLPGRDFRFEWEDLVPAFAGTVGIVAMYSSVMMAWAEGLTEAWDHITLGKAFAIEVTRVEMLIPAFLFVILASGFLNPRANLAGNHGPMIPLIASIALAGAHPLALAILIGVFGLLLSVFKGGSRLVNLTSKGVAGGLLIFLGFTGGIGQIETIQAWSMGLSNPESGPGSMGYLGLIILGVTVIVYSLLARLGKRWLSIPACAIIALLVALIGGAGFDLHFTTEMGVPNLNPVHWWGSTEHGWMLGMPNMQHFVASLPFAILAVAMWSPDFLGHRIFQEMNYPKKTEKVLMDVDDTMTMCSFRQIVGTAVGGGNITSSWGTYMIPAAIAKRPIPAGAILLGLMVIGVAILGSPMDVAVWPPVRCIALLVGVFLPMIEAGIQMVKESACAQAAGICIFAAMVTNPVLAWALAMFLDNNGLIGDKARAKKLSVVDRLVIPLSILIICLMAMFAVGMLHYKYGIPGLL